Proteins encoded in a region of the Saccharothrix ecbatanensis genome:
- a CDS encoding response regulator transcription factor — MRPVPASGSSPELRRPDGSPVRVLVVDDESTLAELMSMALRMERWEVRTALDGTSAVRTAREFRPDVVVLDVMLPDFNGLEVLRRLRTDLPGLPVLFLTAKDAVEDRIAGLTAGGDDYVTKPFSLEEVVLRLRGLLRRTGVTEATAGTELVVGDLVLDEDTREVWRGGAAIDLTATEFELLRFLMRNPKRVLSKAQILDRVWSYDFGGQANIVELYISYLRKKIDAGRAPMIHTMRGAGYVLKPSI, encoded by the coding sequence ATGCGCCCAGTGCCCGCTTCGGGGTCCTCCCCTGAACTCCGCCGCCCGGATGGCAGTCCCGTGCGGGTCCTCGTGGTGGACGACGAGTCCACGTTGGCCGAGCTGATGTCCATGGCGTTGCGGATGGAACGCTGGGAGGTCCGCACCGCGCTGGACGGCACGTCCGCCGTGCGGACCGCGCGCGAGTTCCGGCCGGACGTGGTGGTGCTGGACGTGATGCTGCCCGATTTCAACGGGCTGGAGGTGCTGCGCCGGCTGCGGACGGACCTGCCCGGCCTACCGGTGCTGTTCCTCACCGCCAAGGACGCCGTGGAGGACCGGATCGCCGGGCTCACCGCGGGCGGCGACGACTACGTGACCAAGCCGTTCAGCTTGGAAGAAGTCGTGCTGCGGCTGCGCGGACTGCTGCGCCGCACCGGGGTCACCGAGGCGACCGCGGGCACCGAACTGGTCGTCGGAGACCTGGTGCTGGACGAGGACACGCGCGAGGTGTGGCGGGGCGGGGCCGCGATCGACCTCACCGCGACCGAGTTCGAGCTGCTGCGGTTCCTGATGCGCAACCCCAAGCGGGTGCTGTCCAAGGCGCAGATCCTGGACCGGGTGTGGAGCTACGACTTCGGCGGGCAGGCGAACATCGTCGAGCTGTACATCTCCTACCTGCGCAAGAAGATCGACGCCGGCAGAGCGCCGATGATCCACACGATGCGGGGCGCCGGATATGTCCTCAAGCCGTCGATCTGA
- a CDS encoding copper resistance CopC family protein has translation MTRLALSALLAILALFGAAPQAFAHTELVSSDPADGASPPQRPTRLTLTFTQPVPAESATVTVTGPDGVAWPLGEVVADGATLTIPMGESGSPAGRYTVSWMVEALDGDFTDGTFAFTLTSPPQAPAVTPPPTAPAVTPPAVTTPAGTPTSAASTGSAATVTAVATGTTTPAATVADDEGSGPPLWVWIVLVAVLSVVGIAVAVALSRRAGGETEKPAE, from the coding sequence ATGACCCGACTGGCGCTCTCGGCTCTGCTGGCGATCCTGGCCCTGTTCGGGGCCGCGCCCCAGGCGTTCGCCCACACGGAACTGGTGTCGAGCGATCCGGCGGACGGCGCTTCGCCGCCGCAGCGGCCGACCCGGCTCACGCTGACGTTCACCCAACCGGTGCCCGCCGAGAGCGCCACGGTCACCGTGACCGGCCCGGACGGCGTGGCCTGGCCGTTGGGTGAGGTCGTCGCCGATGGAGCGACGCTGACCATCCCGATGGGGGAGAGCGGGTCGCCGGCGGGCCGGTACACGGTGAGCTGGATGGTCGAGGCGTTGGACGGCGACTTCACCGACGGCACGTTCGCATTCACGCTGACCTCGCCGCCGCAGGCCCCTGCCGTCACACCTCCGCCCACGGCGCCGGCCGTGACGCCGCCCGCCGTGACGACCCCGGCGGGGACGCCGACCTCGGCTGCGTCGACCGGCTCGGCGGCCACGGTCACCGCCGTCGCCACGGGAACCACCACCCCGGCCGCCACGGTCGCCGACGACGAAGGCAGCGGCCCGCCGTTGTGGGTGTGGATCGTGCTCGTGGCGGTGCTGTCCGTGGTCGGCATCGCGGTCGCCGTCGCGCTGAGCAGGCGTGCGGGCGGCGAGACCGAGAAACCGGCCGAATAG
- the mug gene encoding G/U mismatch-specific DNA glycosylase — protein MSLPDIVGPGLDVLFCGINPGLLSAAKGQHFARPGNRFWPALHLSGFTPRRLSPAEQDELPTYGLGITNLVARPTAKAHELTPEELATGGLKLTALARRHRPKVVAVVGVTAYRTAFGRKTATIGPQDEPIASSRLWVLPNPSGLNAHYQLPALVELFGRLRSEVAQAG, from the coding sequence GTGAGTTTGCCGGACATCGTCGGGCCGGGGTTGGACGTGCTGTTCTGCGGCATCAACCCCGGCCTGCTGTCGGCCGCGAAGGGGCAGCACTTCGCCCGGCCGGGCAACAGGTTCTGGCCCGCGCTGCACCTGTCGGGCTTCACGCCGCGCCGGTTGAGTCCCGCCGAGCAGGACGAGCTGCCGACCTACGGGCTGGGCATCACGAACCTCGTCGCCCGCCCGACCGCGAAGGCCCACGAGCTGACACCCGAGGAACTGGCGACCGGCGGGCTGAAGCTGACCGCCCTGGCCCGACGGCACCGGCCGAAGGTGGTGGCGGTCGTGGGCGTGACGGCGTACCGGACCGCGTTCGGGCGCAAGACGGCGACGATCGGCCCGCAGGACGAGCCGATCGCGTCGTCGCGGCTGTGGGTGCTGCCCAACCCCAGCGGCCTCAACGCCCACTACCAGTTGCCCGCCCTGGTCGAGCTGTTCGGCCGGTTGCGGTCAGAGGTTGCGCAGGCCGGCTAG
- a CDS encoding DUF742 domain-containing protein yields MSTASSDPDSTGGAGPRRRRSLRGEVGTTGARFGSPSLRRGIEDQPPEGPKQPKRRRSLRGEVGATGARFGSAALRRTLDEQPDDEPPDEPHSGQFDRPPDGSYGRHDDPLEETAPFDARYDYVEPPIVPASREPEPEPAAEEYSGPLVRPYAWTGGRTSASYDLRLETLVSLEEHGIAIAMRDTTTEQRSIVEMCASPRSVAEVSALLAVPLGVARVLLSDLITMGVVAVHHNAAAPGGPDLSLLNRVLAGLRNL; encoded by the coding sequence GTGAGCACAGCGAGCTCAGACCCGGACTCTACCGGCGGCGCGGGACCCAGACGCCGCCGGTCCCTGCGAGGCGAAGTCGGCACGACCGGCGCTCGATTCGGATCACCCTCGCTGCGTCGCGGCATCGAGGACCAGCCGCCCGAGGGGCCCAAGCAGCCCAAGCGGCGGCGGTCGTTGCGCGGTGAGGTGGGCGCCACCGGAGCCCGGTTCGGCTCGGCCGCGCTCCGGCGCACCCTGGACGAGCAGCCGGACGACGAGCCGCCCGACGAGCCGCACAGCGGGCAGTTCGACAGGCCGCCCGATGGCTCGTACGGCCGGCACGACGATCCGCTGGAAGAGACCGCGCCGTTCGACGCCCGCTATGACTACGTCGAGCCGCCGATCGTCCCCGCGAGCCGTGAGCCGGAACCCGAACCGGCGGCGGAGGAGTACTCCGGCCCGCTGGTCCGCCCGTACGCGTGGACCGGTGGCCGCACGTCGGCCAGCTACGACCTAAGGCTGGAGACGCTGGTGTCGTTGGAGGAGCACGGCATCGCGATCGCCATGCGCGACACCACCACCGAACAGCGGTCGATCGTGGAGATGTGCGCCAGCCCTCGGTCGGTGGCCGAGGTGTCGGCGTTGCTGGCGGTGCCGCTCGGCGTGGCGAGGGTGCTCCTCAGCGACCTGATCACGATGGGCGTGGTGGCCGTCCACCACAACGCCGCCGCTCCCGGTGGCCCCGACCTGTCCCTCCTCAACCGAGTGCTAGCCGGCCTGCGCAACCTCTGA
- a CDS encoding RNA-binding S4 domain-containing protein — protein MHIREVGISDDMIRLGQFLKLAGLADNGAHARELVETDEVTVNGRLETRRGAQLHDGDVVAVGEEKARVVANH, from the coding sequence ATGCACATCCGCGAGGTCGGGATCTCCGACGACATGATCAGGTTGGGCCAGTTCCTCAAGCTGGCGGGTCTGGCGGACAACGGCGCGCACGCCCGTGAGCTGGTCGAAACCGACGAGGTGACGGTGAACGGCCGGTTGGAGACGCGCCGCGGCGCGCAGCTGCACGACGGCGACGTGGTCGCGGTCGGCGAGGAGAAAGCACGCGTCGTGGCCAACCACTAG
- a CDS encoding glycine zipper family protein — MAVVLAVGGLLGAFHAGWAWRTRLYPRGWRGVALGVVDATWSLPNTAAGAVFLAYALARGNRVDAAFSRHRGTLGLRHGVIKGFATTVGPVQAGTAMGVDDHEAVHVFQARLFGPLYVPLVVANWVVATVLPYWLLYHDRSAAPIDGVAAYFRHGVYPHCWHEEWAYRCG, encoded by the coding sequence GTGGCGGTCGTGCTGGCGGTCGGCGGGCTGCTGGGCGCGTTCCACGCCGGCTGGGCGTGGCGCACCCGGCTGTACCCGCGCGGGTGGCGCGGGGTGGCGCTCGGTGTGGTGGACGCCACGTGGAGCCTGCCGAACACGGCGGCGGGCGCGGTGTTCCTGGCGTACGCCTTGGCGCGCGGCAACCGGGTGGACGCGGCGTTCAGCCGGCACCGGGGGACGCTCGGTCTGCGTCACGGGGTGATCAAGGGCTTCGCGACCACGGTGGGACCGGTGCAGGCCGGTACCGCGATGGGGGTGGACGACCACGAGGCCGTGCACGTGTTCCAGGCCCGGCTGTTCGGCCCGCTGTACGTGCCGCTGGTGGTGGCGAACTGGGTCGTGGCGACCGTGCTGCCGTACTGGCTGCTCTACCACGACCGGTCGGCGGCGCCGATCGACGGCGTGGCCGCCTACTTCCGCCACGGCGTCTACCCGCACTGCTGGCACGAGGAGTGGGCGTACCGCTGCGGCTAG
- a CDS encoding sugar transferase — MSEQVQPTRQRPVTGAGATNRTTSPTVGSWEPAYRYGVIAADILCTVVVVVLVGAIMSARHASFAPLSLFALEAVTVAIIVGSLLLNRVWNPAVLGQGAEEFRRLGRGMFGSVVALGLGALAADLPGARLWVFVVGPAVALVAFPVRYLLRRPLHRARGEGRCLLPVLAAGHVDTVTDLISRTRRAPHLGWRVDAVCTVDGRADVGVELDGVPVVGRFGDLGEQVRRGGYRIVAVTADSYWTPRRLQRLAWDLEGTGTEMVVAPALMDFAGPRLHVTGVLGMPLLRVSEPSFTGFRRVVKATVDKIGAALLVALLSPVLLAVAVAIMVDTRGPVLYKQRRVGKDGVPFTILKFRTMITNADALRARLQAVNEGAGVLFKMRRDPRVTPVGRFLRRYSMDELPQLFNVLRGSMSLVGPRPPLPEESAKYGPDMRRRLLVKPGLTGLWQVSGRSDLSWEESVRLDLRYVEDWSLALDALILWKTFRAVFGGQGAY; from the coding sequence ATGAGCGAGCAGGTCCAGCCCACGAGACAAAGACCCGTCACGGGGGCCGGCGCCACCAACCGCACGACCAGTCCCACGGTCGGCTCCTGGGAACCCGCCTACCGCTACGGCGTGATCGCCGCGGACATCCTGTGCACCGTCGTGGTCGTCGTGCTCGTGGGCGCGATCATGTCCGCCCGGCACGCCTCGTTCGCCCCGCTGTCCCTGTTCGCCCTCGAAGCCGTCACCGTCGCGATCATCGTCGGCTCGCTGCTCCTGAACCGGGTGTGGAACCCGGCGGTCCTCGGCCAGGGCGCGGAGGAGTTCCGCCGGTTAGGGCGGGGCATGTTCGGCTCGGTGGTCGCGCTGGGTCTGGGCGCGCTCGCCGCCGACCTGCCCGGCGCCCGCCTGTGGGTGTTCGTCGTCGGACCGGCCGTCGCGCTGGTCGCCTTCCCGGTCCGCTACCTGCTCCGCCGCCCGCTGCACCGCGCCCGCGGCGAGGGCCGCTGCCTGCTCCCGGTGCTCGCCGCCGGTCACGTCGACACGGTGACCGACCTGATCAGCCGCACCCGCCGCGCGCCCCACCTGGGCTGGCGCGTGGACGCCGTGTGCACCGTGGACGGCCGCGCCGACGTCGGCGTCGAGCTGGACGGCGTGCCGGTCGTCGGCCGGTTCGGCGACCTGGGTGAGCAGGTCCGCCGCGGCGGCTACCGGATCGTCGCGGTCACCGCCGACTCCTACTGGACGCCCCGCCGGCTCCAGCGGCTCGCCTGGGACCTGGAGGGCACCGGCACCGAGATGGTCGTCGCGCCCGCCCTGATGGACTTCGCCGGACCCCGGCTGCACGTCACCGGCGTGCTGGGGATGCCGCTGCTGCGCGTCAGCGAACCGTCGTTCACCGGCTTCCGCCGCGTGGTCAAGGCGACCGTGGACAAGATCGGCGCGGCCCTGCTGGTCGCGCTGCTGAGCCCGGTGCTGCTGGCCGTCGCGGTGGCGATCATGGTCGACACCAGGGGACCTGTGCTCTACAAGCAGCGCCGGGTCGGCAAGGACGGCGTGCCGTTCACCATCCTGAAGTTCCGCACCATGATCACCAACGCGGACGCGCTGCGCGCCAGGCTCCAAGCGGTGAACGAGGGCGCGGGCGTGCTGTTCAAGATGCGCCGCGACCCGCGCGTCACGCCCGTCGGCCGGTTCCTGCGGCGCTACTCCATGGACGAGCTGCCGCAGCTGTTCAACGTGCTCCGCGGCTCGATGTCGCTGGTCGGCCCCCGGCCGCCGCTGCCGGAGGAGAGCGCGAAGTACGGCCCGGACATGCGCCGCCGGCTGTTGGTGAAGCCCGGCCTGACCGGGTTGTGGCAGGTCTCCGGGCGCAGCGACCTGTCGTGGGAGGAGTCCGTGCGGCTCGACCTCCGGTACGTGGAGGACTGGTCGCTCGCGCTCGACGCGTTGATCTTGTGGAAGACCTTCCGCGCCGTCTTCGGCGGCCAGGGGGCCTACTGA
- a CDS encoding Gfo/Idh/MocA family protein, whose translation MDQPIGIAVIGAGYWGPNLVRNAQATPGLKLRYLCDLDVERARRVLGEYSTVRVSGSLDDVLADPAVDAVAIATPAATHLPVALAALRAGKHVLVEKPLAATYADGLELVREADSRGLTLMLDHTFVYTPTVQHLRHLVRTGEIGTVQYLDSVRVNLGLVQPDVDVFWDLAPHDLSIFDAIMPDGVRVTRVAAHGSDPIGAGRACVGHLTLELSDGVMAHVHVNWLSPTKIRTMIVGGSRRTVVWDDLNAVQRLSVHDRGADRIEDDESRRQAIISYRRGDTVAPALPEKEALRGMMAEFAASITEKRAPLTDGWSGLRVLATLEAASASLAAGGEFVTVTQLDDQLATA comes from the coding sequence ATGGACCAGCCGATCGGCATCGCCGTGATCGGCGCCGGCTACTGGGGGCCGAACCTGGTGCGCAACGCCCAGGCCACCCCCGGGCTGAAGCTGCGCTACCTGTGCGACCTGGACGTGGAACGGGCCCGCCGCGTGCTCGGCGAGTACTCCACGGTCCGGGTGTCCGGCTCGCTGGACGACGTGCTCGCCGACCCGGCCGTCGACGCGGTCGCCATCGCCACCCCGGCCGCCACGCACCTGCCGGTCGCGTTGGCCGCGTTGCGCGCGGGCAAGCACGTGCTGGTGGAGAAGCCGTTGGCGGCGACCTACGCGGACGGGCTGGAACTGGTCCGTGAAGCGGACAGCCGCGGCCTCACGCTGATGCTCGACCACACCTTCGTCTACACGCCGACCGTGCAGCACCTGCGGCACCTGGTGCGCACCGGCGAGATCGGCACCGTGCAGTACCTCGACTCGGTTCGGGTCAACCTCGGCCTGGTGCAGCCGGACGTGGACGTGTTCTGGGACCTCGCCCCGCACGACCTGTCGATCTTCGACGCGATCATGCCCGACGGCGTGCGCGTGACGCGGGTCGCCGCGCACGGCTCGGACCCGATCGGCGCGGGACGCGCGTGCGTCGGCCACCTGACGTTGGAGCTGTCCGACGGCGTGATGGCCCACGTGCACGTGAACTGGCTGTCCCCGACCAAGATCCGCACCATGATCGTCGGCGGTTCACGCCGCACGGTGGTCTGGGACGACCTGAACGCCGTGCAGCGCCTGTCCGTGCACGACCGGGGCGCGGACCGCATCGAGGACGACGAGTCCCGCCGCCAGGCGATCATCTCCTACCGACGCGGCGACACCGTCGCGCCGGCGCTGCCGGAGAAGGAGGCGCTGCGCGGGATGATGGCGGAGTTCGCCGCCTCCATCACCGAGAAGCGCGCGCCGTTGACCGACGGCTGGTCCGGCCTGCGGGTGCTGGCGACCCTGGAGGCCGCCTCCGCCAGCCTCGCTGCGGGCGGCGAGTTCGTCACCGTGACACAACTGGACGACCAGCTCGCCACCGCGTAA
- a CDS encoding SDR family NAD(P)-dependent oxidoreductase, with the protein MSEAAQPITGQRALVTGGAGTIGSAVVDQLLAAGAAEVVVLDNFVRGRRENLTEAAATAGDRLTVVEGDINDRALLANLSRGTDLVFHLAAIRITQCAEEPRLALECLVDGTFTVIEAAAEAGVKKVVASSSASVYGLAETFPTTERHHPYNNDTFYGAAKAFNEGMLRSFHAMKGLDYVALRYFNVYGPRMDAHGKYTEVLIRWMERIADGKPPLIFGDGAQTMDFVHVHDIARANILAAKAPVTDDVYNIASAQETSLKQLALALLSAMDSDLPLEHGPERAVNGVTRRLADISAASRDLGWKPEIGLVDGLRELVSWWRSTTVEAT; encoded by the coding sequence ATGTCGGAAGCGGCTCAGCCGATCACCGGGCAACGGGCCCTCGTCACCGGAGGGGCGGGCACCATCGGCTCGGCGGTGGTGGACCAGTTGCTCGCCGCCGGCGCCGCCGAGGTGGTCGTGCTGGACAACTTCGTCCGGGGCCGCCGGGAGAACCTGACCGAGGCCGCCGCGACGGCGGGCGACCGGCTCACCGTCGTCGAGGGCGACATCAACGACCGTGCGCTGCTCGCGAACCTCAGCCGGGGCACGGACCTGGTGTTCCACCTCGCGGCCATCAGGATCACGCAGTGCGCCGAGGAACCGCGGCTCGCGCTGGAATGCCTGGTGGACGGCACGTTCACGGTCATCGAGGCCGCCGCCGAAGCGGGCGTGAAGAAGGTCGTCGCGTCGTCTTCGGCGTCCGTGTACGGCCTGGCCGAGACGTTCCCGACGACCGAGCGGCACCACCCGTACAACAACGACACGTTCTACGGCGCGGCCAAGGCGTTCAACGAGGGCATGCTGCGCAGCTTCCACGCCATGAAGGGCCTGGACTACGTGGCGCTGCGCTACTTCAACGTCTACGGACCGCGGATGGACGCGCACGGCAAGTACACCGAGGTGCTGATCCGCTGGATGGAGCGCATCGCCGACGGCAAGCCGCCGCTGATCTTCGGCGACGGCGCGCAGACGATGGACTTCGTGCACGTGCACGACATCGCGCGCGCCAACATCCTGGCCGCGAAGGCGCCCGTCACCGACGACGTCTACAACATCGCCAGCGCCCAGGAGACCAGCCTCAAGCAGCTGGCGCTCGCGCTGCTGTCCGCGATGGACTCGGACCTGCCGCTGGAGCACGGCCCGGAGCGCGCGGTCAACGGCGTCACCCGCCGCCTCGCCGACATCTCCGCCGCGTCCCGCGACCTCGGCTGGAAGCCCGAGATCGGTCTGGTGGACGGTCTGCGCGAGCTGGTGTCCTGGTGGCGTTCCACGACAGTAGAGGCGACCTGA
- a CDS encoding DegT/DnrJ/EryC1/StrS family aminotransferase, whose protein sequence is MIPVMKPWLGQEEADAAAAAVLSGWVAQGPKVAAFEDAFARRVAAVHAVAVTSCTTALHVALHLLDVRPGDEVVVPSLSFIATANAVRYCGATPVFADVEAETGNLSAATVEPMLTERTRAVILVHQAGVPADVDSLRALCRPRGITVVEDAACAAGSTYRGVPVGADAELSAWSFHPRKLITTGEGGMLTTNREEWAVRAKRLREHGMSVSAADRHSARGAVVESYLETAFNYRMTDIQAAVGLVQLSKLDAIVRRRRELAARYHEMLADVVESTGLGLRAVRDPEHGTTNYQSYWVMLPDDLAPMRNDVLARLAERGVSARRGIMAAHLEPAYAGHPHVDLPVTEAFTGNSLILPLYHDLTAAEQNTVVEELKAALRVPLISR, encoded by the coding sequence ATGATCCCCGTCATGAAGCCGTGGCTCGGCCAGGAAGAAGCGGACGCCGCCGCTGCCGCCGTGCTGTCCGGCTGGGTCGCCCAAGGGCCGAAGGTCGCCGCGTTCGAGGACGCCTTCGCCCGCCGCGTCGCCGCCGTGCACGCCGTCGCGGTGACGTCGTGCACGACCGCGTTGCACGTCGCGCTGCACCTGCTGGACGTGCGGCCCGGTGACGAGGTCGTGGTGCCGTCGCTGTCGTTCATCGCCACCGCCAACGCGGTCCGCTACTGCGGCGCGACGCCCGTGTTCGCCGACGTGGAGGCGGAGACCGGCAACCTGTCCGCCGCCACCGTCGAACCCATGCTCACCGAGCGCACCCGCGCGGTCATCCTGGTGCACCAGGCCGGTGTGCCCGCCGACGTCGACTCGCTGCGCGCGCTGTGCCGTCCCCGTGGCATCACGGTGGTGGAGGACGCGGCGTGCGCGGCCGGGTCGACCTACCGGGGTGTGCCGGTCGGCGCGGACGCCGAGCTGTCCGCCTGGTCGTTCCACCCGCGCAAGCTGATCACCACCGGCGAAGGCGGGATGCTCACCACGAACCGCGAGGAGTGGGCGGTCCGGGCCAAACGACTGCGCGAGCACGGCATGAGCGTCAGCGCGGCCGACCGGCACAGTGCCCGCGGGGCGGTGGTGGAGAGCTACCTGGAGACCGCGTTCAACTACCGGATGACGGACATCCAGGCCGCCGTCGGCCTCGTGCAGCTGTCCAAGTTGGACGCCATCGTGCGGCGTCGGCGTGAGCTGGCGGCGCGTTACCACGAGATGTTGGCCGACGTGGTCGAGTCGACCGGCCTGGGCCTGCGCGCGGTGCGCGATCCGGAGCACGGCACGACGAACTACCAGTCCTACTGGGTCATGCTGCCGGACGACCTCGCGCCGATGCGCAACGACGTCCTGGCCAGACTCGCCGAACGGGGTGTCTCGGCGCGCAGGGGAATCATGGCCGCGCACCTGGAACCCGCGTACGCCGGTCACCCGCACGTCGACTTGCCGGTGACGGAGGCGTTCACCGGAAACTCGCTGATCCTCCCGCTCTACCACGACCTCACGGCCGCCGAGCAGAACACCGTGGTCGAGGAGCTGAAGGCGGCGCTGCGCGTGCCGCTCATCTCGCGCTGA